A window of Natrinema versiforme contains these coding sequences:
- a CDS encoding 1,4-dihydroxy-2-naphthoyl-CoA synthase — protein MVSELFDPERWEPVADLNDEFSDITYHRAVDSGTVRIAFDRPDVRNAFRPGTVDELYDALDHAKRQTDVGCILLTGNGPSSKDDGWAFCSGGDQTIRGEDGYQYEGDEERASEQGRLHILEVQRLIRHIPKVVVAVVPGWAVGGGHSLHVVCDLTIASEDHAKFLQTDPDVASYDAGFGSAYLAKQIGQKKAREVFFLGKTYSAEEAADMGMVNEAVPHEELEETALEWGERINAKSPTAMRMLKYAFNMTDDGMVGQQVFAGEATRLGYMTDEAAEGRDAFVEGREPDFDDFPWHY, from the coding sequence ATGGTTTCGGAACTGTTCGACCCCGAGCGCTGGGAGCCGGTCGCGGACCTGAACGACGAGTTCAGCGACATCACCTACCACCGCGCGGTCGACTCCGGCACGGTTCGGATCGCGTTCGATCGGCCCGACGTTCGCAACGCCTTCCGGCCGGGGACCGTCGACGAGCTGTACGACGCGCTCGACCACGCCAAGCGCCAGACCGACGTGGGCTGTATCCTGCTGACCGGGAACGGGCCGTCCTCGAAAGACGACGGCTGGGCCTTCTGTTCCGGCGGCGATCAGACGATCCGCGGTGAGGACGGCTACCAGTACGAGGGCGACGAAGAGCGAGCATCGGAACAGGGGCGGCTACACATTCTCGAGGTGCAGCGTCTGATTCGGCACATCCCGAAGGTCGTCGTCGCCGTGGTGCCGGGCTGGGCCGTCGGCGGCGGCCACTCGCTGCACGTCGTCTGCGATCTCACCATCGCGAGCGAGGACCACGCCAAGTTCCTCCAGACCGATCCCGACGTGGCGAGCTACGACGCCGGCTTCGGCTCGGCCTACCTCGCCAAACAGATCGGCCAGAAGAAGGCCCGCGAGGTGTTCTTCCTCGGGAAGACCTACTCGGCGGAGGAAGCCGCCGACATGGGCATGGTCAACGAGGCGGTCCCACACGAGGAACTCGAGGAAACCGCCCTCGAGTGGGGCGAGCGCATCAATGCCAAGAGCCCGACGGCGATGCGGATGCTCAAGTACGCGTTCAACATGACCGACGACGGGATGGTCGGCCAGCAGGTCTTCGCCGGCGAGGCGACGCGACTGGGCTACATGACCGACGAAGCGGCGGAGGGACGGGACGCCTTCGTCGAGGGCCGCGAGCCCGACTTCGACGACTTCCCGTGGCACTACTGA
- a CDS encoding 1,4-dihydroxy-2-naphthoate polyprenyltransferase, producing the protein MSSAEVEISRTKAWLMAARPQTLPAAAAPIIVGTGLAATEGVFAPLPAVMAFVGSALIQIGTNFANDYYDAIKGADTEDREGFTRVTQSGLISPEQVKLATLVTFGLAILTGTYLVYVGGLPILVVGLVSVFCGWAYTGGPYPLGYHGLGDLFVFVFFGLVAVTGTYYVQAAAVLAEPLATTIPAGTVTREAVVASLPVAGISTAILVVNNVRDLETDAETGKRTLAVRLGYRWSRLEYAAMLALAYVVPVWFWLGSGFGPGVLLPLATLPYAAMVAKTVCTRTDGEALNPALEGTGKLLAMYAITFAGGLVVL; encoded by the coding sequence ATGAGTTCGGCCGAGGTCGAGATATCACGGACGAAGGCGTGGCTGATGGCGGCCCGCCCCCAGACCTTGCCCGCGGCTGCGGCCCCGATCATCGTGGGGACGGGACTCGCAGCCACTGAGGGCGTGTTCGCGCCGCTGCCGGCGGTGATGGCGTTCGTCGGGTCGGCGCTGATACAGATCGGGACGAATTTCGCGAACGACTATTACGACGCGATCAAGGGTGCGGACACCGAGGACCGCGAGGGCTTTACCCGCGTCACCCAGTCGGGGCTCATCTCCCCCGAACAGGTCAAGCTCGCGACCCTCGTGACGTTCGGGCTGGCGATCCTCACCGGGACGTATCTGGTCTACGTCGGGGGACTTCCGATCCTCGTCGTCGGGCTCGTGAGCGTCTTCTGCGGGTGGGCCTACACCGGCGGCCCCTATCCGCTGGGCTATCACGGACTCGGGGATCTCTTCGTGTTCGTCTTCTTCGGCCTCGTCGCGGTGACGGGAACGTACTACGTACAAGCCGCGGCCGTCCTCGCGGAGCCGCTGGCGACGACGATTCCGGCGGGAACGGTCACGCGCGAAGCGGTCGTCGCGAGCCTGCCCGTCGCCGGCATCTCGACGGCGATCCTCGTCGTGAACAACGTCCGCGATCTGGAGACCGACGCCGAGACCGGCAAACGGACCCTCGCGGTCCGACTGGGGTACCGGTGGAGCCGCCTCGAGTACGCGGCCATGCTCGCGCTCGCCTACGTCGTCCCGGTCTGGTTCTGGCTCGGTTCGGGGTTCGGCCCGGGCGTGCTGTTGCCGCTCGCCACGCTGCCCTACGCTGCGATGGTCGCGAAGACCGTTTGTACGCGAACCGACGGCGAAGCGCTCAACCCGGCCCTCGAGGGGACCGGCAAACTGCTCGCGATGTACGCGATCACGTTCGCCGGAGGACTGGTGGTGCTATGA
- a CDS encoding mandelate racemase/muconate lactonizing enzyme family protein — protein sequence MTPNDDLALEYRPFSLDLAEPFETAGETIDSRDGFLVRLVDEGSDASDAGDEPAVGYGEATPLPGWTESREDCEQALERAREAIRTDGPSEALETVDRQVAARHALSLALADLQATRDSTPLYRYLGQGPMVGRVPVNATIGDGSPAETATEAREAVDRGFDCCKLKVGLRSVEEDIERVRRVRDSVGETTELRADANEAWTYEEAESALEAFGELGVSILEQPLPAGALEGHADLRAGDHGVSIALDEGLLEHGVDSICEADAADVVVLKPMALGGIDVARKVAAWLTELDITPLVTTTIDGVVARTGAVHLAAAIPDVPACGLATGELLATDLGRDPVLLEKGSAVVPQAKGLGVQGVWKP from the coding sequence ATGACCCCAAACGACGACCTCGCGCTCGAGTACCGCCCCTTTTCGCTCGACCTCGCCGAGCCGTTCGAGACGGCGGGCGAAACGATCGATTCCCGGGACGGGTTTCTCGTTCGGCTGGTCGACGAGGGAAGTGACGCGTCCGACGCCGGCGACGAACCCGCCGTCGGCTACGGCGAGGCGACGCCGCTGCCGGGCTGGACCGAATCCCGCGAGGACTGCGAGCAGGCCCTCGAGCGCGCACGGGAGGCGATTCGAACTGACGGACCGAGCGAGGCCCTCGAGACGGTCGACCGGCAGGTCGCGGCCCGGCACGCGCTGTCGCTCGCCCTCGCGGATCTACAGGCCACCCGCGACTCGACGCCGCTCTATCGCTATCTCGGGCAGGGGCCGATGGTCGGCCGCGTTCCCGTCAACGCGACGATCGGCGACGGCTCGCCGGCCGAGACCGCGACCGAGGCCCGCGAGGCCGTCGACCGCGGATTCGACTGCTGCAAGCTGAAAGTCGGCCTCCGGAGCGTCGAGGAAGACATCGAGCGCGTCCGCCGGGTGCGCGACAGCGTCGGCGAGACCACGGAACTGCGGGCCGACGCGAACGAGGCGTGGACCTACGAGGAGGCCGAATCGGCCCTCGAGGCCTTCGGGGAACTCGGCGTTTCGATCCTCGAACAGCCGCTTCCAGCGGGCGCGCTCGAGGGCCACGCCGACCTCCGAGCGGGGGACCACGGGGTCTCGATCGCCCTCGACGAGGGGCTGCTCGAGCACGGCGTCGATTCGATCTGCGAGGCCGACGCGGCGGACGTGGTCGTCCTGAAACCGATGGCGCTGGGCGGCATCGACGTCGCGCGCAAGGTCGCGGCGTGGCTGACGGAACTCGATATCACGCCGCTGGTGACGACGACCATCGACGGGGTCGTCGCGCGGACTGGCGCGGTCCACCTCGCGGCGGCGATTCCCGACGTGCCCGCCTGCGGGCTCGCGACCGGCGAACTGCTCGCGACGGATCTGGGACGGGACCCCGTCTTGCTCGAGAAGGGGTCGGCGGTCGTCCCCCAAGCGAAGGGACTCGGCGTGCAGGGTGTCTGGAAGCCATGA